One Mangifera indica cultivar Alphonso unplaced genomic scaffold, CATAS_Mindica_2.1 Un_0003, whole genome shotgun sequence genomic region harbors:
- the LOC123205270 gene encoding U3 snoRNP-associated protein-like EMB2271: MKYKNTQKKMDGSAHKGKNKFSLNQDPFFEGETKKRRKINYDDDDIESGESEDYENNNEYGGGGSDDGDSEVEETADEKRKRVATAYLEKIRGLARREKEEGEEENGSDEEEKEGERDSLVAKILQQEQLEESGRVRRVIASRVQEPQNIHEFRVLVKHRQSVTAVALSEDDSKGFSASKDGTILQWDVDSGKIVKYLWPSEDVLKSHGAKDPQGQATKHSKQILALAVSSDGRYLASGGLDRHVHLWDARTREHLQAFPGHRGPVSCLTFRQGTSELFSGSFDRTVNIWNAEDRAYINTLFGHQSEVLTIDCLRRERVLTVGRDRIMQLLKVPEESRLVFRAPASSLECCCFISNDEFLSGSDDGSVELWSILRKKPAYIVKNAHPLLSGYKNTEQNKNGQTSNGLMESGDHDPTTYRSSSAYSWVSSINICRGSDLAASGAGNGSVRLWAIESETKGIRPLFNLPLVGFVNSLAFAKSGQFLVAGVGKEPRLGRWGSLPAAQNGVAVHPITLS; encoded by the exons ATGAAGTACAAGAACACCCAGAAGAAGATGGATGGTTCAGCCCACAAGGGCAAGAACAAATTTTCGTTAAACCAAGACCCCTTTTTCGAGGGCGAGAcgaagaagaggagaaaaattaattatgatgatgatgacattgAGTCTGGAGAATCGGAAGACTACGAGAATAACAACGAATATGGGGGAGGTGGGTCCGACGACGGTGATAGCGAGGTGGAGGAGACTGCGGATGAGAAGAGGAAACGGGTGGCGACGGCTTATTTGGAGAAGATAAGAGGGCTTGCAAGGAGGGAGAAGGAGGAGGGGGAGGAAGAGAATGGAAGTGATGAGGAAGAGAAAGAGGGTGAAAGAGATTCGCTTGTTGCAAAGATTTTGCAGCAGGAACAGTTGGAGGAGAGTGGGAGAGTTAGGAGAGTGATTGCTTCAAG GGTTCAAGAGCCTCAAAATATTCATGAGTTCCGGGTTTTAGTGAAGCATCGGCAATCTGTCACTGCTGTAGCTCTTTCTGAGGATGATTCAAAGGGCTTTTCAGCTTCCAAAGATGGCACCATTTTACAGTGGGATGTTGATAGTGGGAAAATTGTGAAATATTTATGGCCTAGTGAAGATGTGCTGAAGTCCCATGGTGCCAAAGATCCGCAAGGTCAAGCTACCAAACATAGTAAACAGATTTTAGCATTGGCTGTTAGCTCTGATGGTCGGTATTTGGCTAGTGGAGGCTTAGACCGTCATGTTCACTTGTGGGACGCCCGCACACGAGAGCATTTACAG GCTTTTCCAGGTCATAGAGGACCTGTGTCTTGTTTAACTTTTAGGCAAGGGACTTCCGAACTTTTTTCTGGTTCATTTGATCGAACAGTCAATATATGGAATGCAGAAGACAGGGCTTATATAAACACTTTATTTGGTCACCAAAGTGAAGTATTGACCATTGATTGCCTACGCAGAGAACGGGTATTGACTGTTGGACGTGATCGGATTATGCAGTTGTTGAAG GTACCTGAGGAGTCACGTTTAGTGTTTCGAGCTCCTGCTTCATCTCTGGAATGTTGTTGCTTTATCAGCAACGATGAATTCTTGTCTGGCTCAGATGATGGAAGTGTTGAGCTTTGGAGTATATTGCGGAAGAAGCCTGCTTACATTGTGAAGAATGCCCATCCTTTGTTGAGTGGCTACAAGAATACTGAACAAAATAAGAATGGCCAGACCTCCAATGGTCTTATGG AGAGTGGTGATCATGATCCTACAACCTATCGTTCCTCGTCAGCGTATTCGTGGGTCAGTTCAATTAATATATGTAGAGGCAGTGATCTTGCTGCATCAGGAGCTGGTAATGGTTCTGTCCGTTTGTGGGCAATCGAAAGTGAAACCAAGGGCATTCGACCCTTATTCAACCTTCCATTG GTTGGGTTTGTGAATTCCCTTGCTTTTGCAAAATCTGGACAGTTCCTTGTTGCTGGTGTAGGAAAG GAACCTCGTCTCGGAAGATGGGGAAGTCTTCCAGCAGCTCAAAATGGAGTTGCTGTTCATCCCATTACACTCTCATGA